From the genome of Elusimicrobiota bacterium, one region includes:
- a CDS encoding DUF2203 domain-containing protein → MIIKKHFTPRDIEQLIPKLEKIFEHIDSCRRRVGILVTPVEPLKAPADPVERVSPPLIRSQVEFLLEAVQDNVDHISTLGGIAKDLDTGLVDFPGRVEGEEVWLSWKRGEKKVRYWHLQDQGIEELQTLPQSSSTMSH, encoded by the coding sequence ATGATAATCAAAAAACATTTCACGCCACGCGATATCGAGCAACTGATCCCGAAGCTCGAAAAGATTTTTGAACACATCGATTCCTGCCGCCGCCGCGTGGGGATTTTGGTGACTCCGGTCGAACCCTTGAAGGCTCCCGCGGACCCGGTCGAAAGGGTGTCCCCCCCGTTGATCCGTTCACAGGTGGAGTTTCTGTTGGAGGCTGTCCAGGACAACGTGGATCACATTTCGACTCTGGGGGGTATCGCCAAAGACCTGGATACCGGGTTGGTGGATTTTCCGGGGCGGGTTGAAGGGGAAGAGGTGTGGTTGAGCTGGAAAAGAGGCGAGAAAAAAGTCCGCTACTGGCATCTCCAGGATCAGGGCATTGAAGAGTTGCAGACGCTCCCTCAGAGCAGTTCAACGATGTCTCATTAA
- a CDS encoding PBP1A family penicillin-binding protein, with amino-acid sequence MKRIKRPKHLLAAIIIFFAVALILSSAVLIYQGQRTLTILSHPQGVRSLTIYSRWLILDPVRYSSSTGPAAMNSSAAGPAGNITRSQVQAWLAALSYESTLFPPEKPGQYQETADLVILARPFQYPDQTLPLQPIRLRFSGDRLQSIEGSNGQALAQWRLEPRVLAQWVSERGFERPQVRLEELPPHVPAAILAVEDKRFYRHGAFDPVGIARALWVDIRHAQWRQGASTISQQLARSIFLDVNRSWRRKVLEATLAFYLELRYRKPQLLEMYLNQVYWGQDGSEALLGIESSSRSYFGKPAAQLTVAESALLAGILQSPNRLSPRTAPEPALDRRNRVLQLMSEQGLISSDVYALAVQEPLRLAPAVHKANDSAYFLAMLRDQLSDRYSLPLLMSQGWKVFTTLDPTLQPLAMQAVRTLVLKASEHPEGALIALVPQTGAVLAWVGGTNFATSPFDRAVLARRQPGSAFKPFVMLAALESRRVTTATLLDDKPLTIKNATGNWVPRNYDRRFRGRVSVWDALVHSLNVPTVRLAMLAGLPQVVEAAHRAGIGSALQPVPSIALGTSEVSALELTSAYGTLANEGVYVSPYTIEGILNGQGDVVETHRTETRRAFEPEPAYLVTQMLQAVFLDGTARQARELGFHWAAAGKTGTSENYRDAWFLGYSPDLVCGVWVGYDRPRNLGHAAAGIALPVWIRFMDKALAIEGARSFAAPKNIIWKTIDTDTGLLVRTGCVHRRNAAFLSGTEPAKFCDLHPGGLVGFFRRLRSSKE; translated from the coding sequence ATGAAACGGATCAAGCGACCAAAGCACCTCCTGGCCGCCATCATCATTTTCTTCGCGGTGGCGCTGATCCTCTCTTCAGCTGTCCTGATCTATCAAGGCCAGCGGACGCTGACGATCCTGTCCCACCCCCAGGGTGTTCGTTCCCTGACGATTTACAGCCGTTGGCTGATTCTGGATCCCGTTCGCTATTCCTCTTCGACGGGACCTGCGGCGATGAACTCATCCGCCGCAGGTCCTGCCGGGAACATCACCCGTTCCCAGGTGCAGGCCTGGCTGGCAGCGCTGTCTTACGAATCAACGCTTTTTCCTCCGGAGAAGCCGGGCCAATACCAGGAGACCGCTGACCTGGTCATCCTGGCGCGTCCCTTTCAATATCCGGATCAAACCCTTCCCTTACAGCCCATCCGTTTGCGGTTCAGCGGGGATCGCCTGCAATCGATCGAAGGATCGAACGGCCAGGCACTCGCGCAGTGGCGGTTGGAACCCAGGGTGCTGGCGCAATGGGTGTCCGAACGAGGTTTTGAGCGGCCGCAGGTTCGTTTGGAAGAGCTGCCGCCGCATGTGCCGGCCGCCATTCTGGCGGTGGAAGACAAGCGCTTCTATCGGCACGGGGCTTTTGACCCGGTAGGGATCGCCCGTGCGCTCTGGGTCGATATTCGCCATGCCCAGTGGCGGCAGGGGGCGAGCACCATCAGCCAGCAGCTGGCCCGCTCGATTTTTCTGGATGTTAACCGCAGTTGGCGTCGCAAAGTCCTGGAAGCGACCTTGGCTTTTTATCTCGAACTGCGCTACCGAAAGCCGCAGCTTCTCGAAATGTACCTGAATCAGGTCTATTGGGGGCAGGACGGATCCGAAGCGCTGCTCGGGATTGAATCCTCCAGCCGTTCTTATTTTGGGAAACCGGCGGCTCAGCTGACGGTTGCTGAGAGCGCTCTCCTGGCTGGTATCCTGCAGTCTCCGAACCGGCTGTCGCCACGTACCGCGCCCGAGCCGGCGCTGGATCGAAGGAACCGTGTCCTTCAGCTGATGTCTGAGCAGGGACTGATCTCCTCGGATGTTTATGCTCTGGCGGTTCAGGAACCGTTACGTTTGGCGCCTGCCGTGCACAAGGCGAATGATTCAGCGTATTTCCTAGCCATGCTCAGGGACCAGTTGTCTGATCGTTACTCCCTGCCGCTTTTAATGAGCCAGGGCTGGAAAGTTTTCACCACGCTCGATCCAACGCTGCAGCCCTTGGCCATGCAGGCGGTTCGCACTCTCGTGTTGAAGGCTTCGGAGCATCCGGAAGGGGCTTTGATCGCGCTTGTTCCTCAAACCGGAGCGGTGCTGGCCTGGGTGGGGGGAACGAATTTTGCCACGAGCCCTTTCGACCGTGCTGTTCTGGCGCGCCGCCAGCCGGGTTCGGCTTTTAAACCCTTTGTGATGCTGGCGGCGCTGGAAAGCCGCCGGGTGACCACCGCCACGCTGTTGGACGATAAGCCGCTGACCATTAAGAATGCTACCGGAAACTGGGTCCCTCGGAACTATGACCGCCGGTTCAGGGGGCGGGTATCCGTTTGGGATGCGCTCGTGCATTCCTTGAACGTTCCGACGGTGCGCTTGGCGATGCTGGCGGGATTGCCGCAAGTGGTTGAGGCGGCCCATCGCGCCGGGATCGGGAGCGCTTTGCAGCCGGTTCCTTCCATCGCTCTGGGGACATCCGAGGTGTCCGCCCTGGAGTTAACCAGCGCCTACGGCACGTTGGCCAACGAAGGAGTTTATGTCTCGCCCTACACGATCGAGGGCATTTTGAACGGTCAGGGGGACGTGGTGGAAACGCATCGCACGGAAACAAGGCGTGCTTTCGAGCCGGAACCGGCTTATCTGGTTACGCAGATGCTTCAGGCGGTATTCCTGGATGGAACCGCGCGCCAGGCGCGTGAGTTGGGGTTCCACTGGGCGGCCGCCGGTAAAACAGGAACTTCCGAAAACTACCGGGACGCGTGGTTCCTCGGCTACTCGCCGGATCTGGTGTGCGGCGTCTGGGTGGGGTACGATCGCCCACGCAACCTGGGTCATGCCGCGGCCGGCATCGCACTACCCGTCTGGATACGGTTTATGGATAAAGCCTTGGCCATAGAAGGGGCCCGAAGTTTCGCTGCGCCTAAGAACATCATCTGGAAGACCATTGATACGGACACCGGGCTTCTGGTTCGGACCGGCTGCGTCCATCGCCGCAACGCCGCTTTCCTGAGCGGCACCGAACCCGCTAAATTTTGCGATCTCCATCCTGGCGGCCTGGTCGGTTTTTTCCGCCGCCTGAGAAGTTCCAAGGAATGA
- a CDS encoding glycoside hydrolase family 5 protein has translation MRASLDFLQVKKGRIVDQQDRPVALRGVNLGSWLLIEGYILGGPNKPEQTIRRSLVGTIGRTRARAFFNRYQDVFVQAADLRRIREWGFNLVRVPFNYRLFLPSPQGNLYERNGFERLDWLVRQCRSLGLYCVLDLHAAPGSQNADWHSDSSGQAGLWTSKSNQEATVRLWRTIAEHFRDEPVVAGYDLLNEPNTDNKPLLQALYCRCVEAIRSAGDRHIVFLEGTVWSSGFDRIDHLTDDQIAYAPHFYNPFQYVFNLELGACYPGVVNGKRWTKDSLRRDLRRYAAWAARKKRPVLIGEFGVNSRCPSCHAEARWVRDAVDLFKSFGFHWTYWTYKTLAGHLFPNGLLQFPPNPTWLRREGPLLGWENWPTHPQKEILRALDSRHFRPDLSILRELQRGLTKTI, from the coding sequence ATGAGAGCGTCCCTGGATTTTCTGCAGGTCAAGAAGGGCCGGATTGTTGATCAACAGGACCGGCCGGTCGCCTTGCGCGGGGTGAATCTGGGAAGTTGGCTCTTGATTGAGGGCTATATTCTCGGCGGACCCAATAAGCCGGAGCAAACCATCCGGCGGAGCCTGGTTGGAACCATCGGCCGGACACGCGCTCGAGCCTTTTTCAACCGCTATCAGGATGTTTTCGTTCAAGCCGCTGATCTGCGCCGGATACGGGAGTGGGGATTCAATCTGGTGCGCGTGCCGTTTAATTACCGCCTGTTTCTCCCGTCGCCGCAGGGAAATCTCTACGAACGCAACGGTTTTGAGCGCCTGGATTGGCTGGTGCGCCAGTGCCGGAGCCTGGGCCTGTACTGCGTGCTGGACCTGCATGCCGCCCCCGGTTCACAGAATGCGGATTGGCACTCCGACAGCTCGGGCCAGGCCGGACTCTGGACCTCTAAATCGAACCAGGAGGCCACCGTGCGCCTCTGGCGAACGATCGCGGAACACTTCCGCGATGAGCCGGTGGTCGCCGGGTATGATTTGCTTAATGAACCGAATACGGATAATAAACCCCTGCTTCAGGCGCTCTACTGCCGTTGTGTGGAGGCGATCCGGTCTGCGGGCGACCGGCATATTGTCTTTCTTGAAGGGACCGTCTGGTCCAGCGGCTTCGATCGGATCGATCATTTAACGGATGACCAGATCGCGTACGCCCCGCACTTCTATAACCCGTTTCAGTATGTGTTCAATCTGGAACTCGGCGCGTGCTACCCGGGTGTGGTCAACGGGAAGCGCTGGACAAAGGACAGCCTACGGCGCGATCTGCGGCGTTATGCGGCTTGGGCTGCCCGGAAGAAACGCCCGGTGCTGATCGGCGAATTCGGCGTGAACAGCCGTTGCCCAAGCTGTCACGCGGAAGCCCGGTGGGTCCGGGATGCGGTTGACCTTTTCAAATCGTTCGGGTTTCACTGGACCTACTGGACGTACAAGACATTGGCCGGGCACCTCTTCCCCAACGGCCTGCTCCAGTTCCCGCCCAATCCAACCTGGCTCCGCCGTGAGGGGCCGCTGCTCGGCTGGGAAAACTGGCCGACTCACCCGCAAAAAGAGATCCTGCGCGCCTTGGATTCCCGTCACTTCAGGCCTGATCTCTCGATCCTTCGCGAGCTGCAGCGCGGCCTGACTAAAACAATCTAG
- a CDS encoding tetratricopeptide repeat protein, producing MRQWLGTALAILIVFPLQALSDAPLSPLNGSSQTAPPPGDPLSQGLWWLYQLQYERARQLFDGYCRTYPQDPAGYFYKTATDWWQLAQQFDYKLPEIERRLEDDYQDTARVSRAYLETARTPAEKGYACLYWGGAEGLKGRWQVTQKQWVKAYFSGKHGASLLKRSLAYDPTLYDAYLGLGIYDYYTDTFGGLVGALSALLIHGDKTRGMRELQLAIDKSRHARVEAMFFLMEIYTEENQSEQALSLAQALYQEFPASPAMHLAKIMVLYEMKRWGPMTQEAKDYLKKSETETPWYQRQGVQPALYCIGVGLLWGKNDLDGALRCFNEILAQGMDSSRWVTFALLRRGQIFDLRGQREEALQDYRQVGSRPNFWGSHPEARRYLANAFKSGD from the coding sequence ATGAGACAATGGTTGGGCACCGCTTTAGCAATTCTGATCGTCTTTCCGCTTCAGGCCCTCTCCGATGCTCCTCTGTCTCCGTTGAACGGGTCTTCTCAAACCGCTCCTCCACCGGGCGATCCCCTTTCACAAGGGCTCTGGTGGCTCTATCAACTCCAGTACGAACGAGCCCGCCAACTCTTTGACGGCTATTGCAGAACGTATCCACAGGATCCTGCCGGCTACTTCTACAAAACAGCCACGGATTGGTGGCAGCTGGCCCAACAATTCGATTACAAGCTTCCGGAAATCGAGCGCCGTCTGGAAGACGATTATCAGGACACGGCCCGCGTGAGCCGCGCCTACCTGGAAACAGCCAGGACCCCCGCTGAAAAAGGATACGCCTGCCTTTATTGGGGCGGCGCTGAAGGCCTGAAAGGCCGCTGGCAGGTGACCCAAAAACAATGGGTGAAAGCTTATTTTTCCGGCAAACACGGGGCTTCGCTTCTGAAACGATCCCTGGCTTACGATCCGACCCTCTATGACGCCTATCTGGGTCTCGGAATTTACGATTACTACACGGATACATTCGGCGGGCTTGTCGGCGCGCTTTCGGCGCTTCTCATTCACGGGGATAAGACACGGGGCATGCGGGAGCTCCAACTGGCCATCGACAAAAGCCGGCACGCCCGCGTCGAAGCCATGTTTTTCCTGATGGAGATCTACACCGAAGAGAACCAGTCGGAGCAGGCGTTGTCTTTAGCCCAAGCCCTTTACCAGGAGTTTCCTGCAAGCCCGGCGATGCACCTGGCCAAAATCATGGTTCTCTACGAGATGAAGCGCTGGGGACCGATGACGCAAGAGGCGAAGGACTATCTTAAAAAATCAGAGACCGAAACGCCCTGGTACCAGCGCCAGGGAGTCCAGCCGGCCCTTTACTGTATCGGGGTGGGATTGCTGTGGGGCAAAAACGACCTCGACGGCGCGCTCCGGTGCTTTAATGAGATTCTGGCTCAGGGAATGGATTCCAGCCGGTGGGTCACGTTTGCTCTTTTGCGCCGCGGCCAGATTTTCGATCTCCGCGGGCAACGCGAGGAAGCGCTTCAGGATTATCGTCAGGTGGGCTCGCGCCCGAACTTCTGGGGATCCCACCCAGAAGCCCGCCGTTACCTGGCCAACGCCTTCAAGTCCGGGGATTAA
- the rpmF gene encoding 50S ribosomal protein L32, with amino-acid sequence MANPKKHHTAARRDKRRANWKRLTLPGMSKCPQCGTSHVPHRVCPGCGFYNGQLVVAKKEKKTEEGKG; translated from the coding sequence ATGGCTAATCCAAAGAAACATCATACCGCTGCGCGCCGCGATAAACGGCGCGCGAACTGGAAACGTCTGACCCTGCCGGGAATGTCCAAATGCCCGCAGTGCGGCACGTCGCACGTTCCGCATCGCGTCTGCCCGGGTTGCGGTTTTTACAACGGACAACTCGTGGTCGCCAAGAAGGAAAAGAAGACCGAAGAGGGAAAAGGATAA
- a CDS encoding isocitrate/isopropylmalate dehydrogenase family protein — translation MIHEVTLIPGDGTGPELCEVVKKVLAATGVQIKWDQVEAGVDAMKKTGTPLPDNVLVSCRRTNVALKGPITTPVGTGFRSVNVTLRKELDLYACIRPCRTYPGIKSRYSNVDLVLVRENTEDLYAGVEFPADSEESKRIIEMAQGKIRPDAAISIKPISRTATERIVQRAFSYAVEHRRKKVTAVSKANIMKFTDGLFLTVAREVAKRYEGRIDYEERLVDNMCMQLVQKPEIYDVLVLPNLYGDILSDLCAGLVGGLGVAPGANLGDQGALFEAVHGSAPKYAGLNKVNPTALLLSAKLMLEHLKETDAARRMEQAIIDVIREGKTVTYDLGGNAGTREMGDAIVGKLAKPAVSR, via the coding sequence GTGATTCACGAGGTAACCCTTATTCCGGGCGATGGCACAGGGCCGGAGCTTTGTGAAGTCGTCAAAAAGGTCTTAGCCGCGACCGGGGTCCAGATCAAGTGGGATCAGGTCGAGGCGGGTGTCGATGCCATGAAGAAGACCGGCACCCCTCTGCCGGACAATGTGTTGGTGTCCTGCCGGCGAACCAACGTCGCCCTAAAAGGGCCCATCACGACGCCGGTTGGAACGGGTTTTCGCAGCGTCAATGTGACGCTTCGTAAGGAATTGGATCTTTACGCCTGCATCCGGCCTTGCCGCACCTATCCCGGCATCAAGTCCCGTTATTCTAACGTGGATCTCGTCTTGGTTCGGGAAAACACCGAGGACCTCTATGCCGGGGTGGAATTCCCGGCTGATTCCGAAGAGTCCAAACGCATTATTGAAATGGCTCAAGGGAAAATCCGGCCCGATGCCGCGATTTCCATCAAGCCCATTTCCCGTACCGCAACCGAACGGATTGTTCAGCGCGCTTTTAGCTATGCGGTAGAGCATAGACGCAAAAAGGTGACAGCGGTCAGCAAGGCCAATATCATGAAGTTTACCGACGGTCTCTTCTTGACGGTGGCCCGTGAAGTCGCCAAGCGTTATGAGGGCCGGATTGACTATGAAGAGCGTCTAGTTGATAACATGTGTATGCAGCTGGTGCAGAAGCCCGAGATTTACGATGTTCTCGTTCTTCCAAACCTGTACGGCGATATCCTCTCTGATTTGTGCGCCGGCCTTGTCGGCGGCCTGGGTGTGGCGCCGGGAGCTAACCTGGGCGACCAGGGGGCTCTCTTTGAAGCGGTTCACGGATCCGCGCCGAAATATGCGGGTCTTAACAAGGTCAACCCGACCGCCCTTCTCTTGTCTGCGAAGCTCATGCTGGAGCATCTGAAAGAGACGGACGCGGCTCGCCGGATGGAACAGGCGATCATCGATGTCATCCGCGAGGGGAAAACGGTCACGTACGATCTGGGCGGAAACGCCGGGACACGCGAAATGGGTGATGCGATCGTCGGAAAACTGGCGAAGCCGGCGGTGTCCCGGTAA
- a CDS encoding SpoIID/LytB domain-containing protein yields the protein MASTVLISRVCAQDTAISTVRVRLLANETISQITLQAYGGLRISAERAKDEVVVTACDNQLDIRDAHGPKIIQPVANLASRAGRWIEIQRPKKAPRRTVGWLQISARNGKLQIINVLPLETYVLGITEAELGSLDFNPESLKAQIVASRSYVLASRWRHRKEGYNFCDTPHCQAFGGTSSIRSNFKLAMQISRGQYLSYKGKPIAAFYHDNCGGITAAVQDVWKCPTVPYLQSVSDTNGTDTFCQSAPRAEWHFEAPGQQLRMCFLRAGWIVGLDALDTLRVIRRNSSHRAHQVLIQSNQPRWVPAKEFRQVINRHFHGEVLKSTFFTISKTKDGYEFNGRGWGHGVGLCQWGAIEMAREGYTYQEILDHYYPGTTLERLPEPAMLAATSQNHSIFN from the coding sequence GTGGCCTCCACCGTCCTAATTAGTAGGGTTTGCGCCCAAGATACCGCGATTTCCACGGTCCGGGTTCGTCTACTGGCCAACGAAACGATTTCCCAGATTACGCTTCAAGCCTACGGCGGGCTGCGCATATCCGCTGAACGCGCCAAGGATGAAGTCGTTGTGACGGCCTGCGACAACCAGTTGGATATCCGCGATGCCCATGGGCCCAAAATCATTCAACCGGTCGCGAATCTGGCCTCCCGGGCGGGCCGATGGATCGAAATCCAACGGCCGAAAAAAGCGCCGCGCCGCACCGTCGGATGGCTGCAGATCAGCGCGCGCAACGGCAAGCTGCAAATCATCAACGTCCTGCCGCTCGAAACCTATGTCCTCGGCATTACGGAAGCCGAGCTGGGATCTCTCGATTTTAATCCGGAAAGCCTCAAAGCCCAAATCGTCGCCAGCCGGAGCTACGTCCTGGCTTCCCGATGGCGTCACCGCAAGGAGGGGTACAATTTCTGCGACACCCCGCATTGCCAGGCCTTCGGAGGCACGTCGTCCATCCGGTCGAATTTTAAACTCGCGATGCAGATTTCACGCGGGCAGTATTTGTCCTACAAAGGAAAACCGATCGCCGCGTTCTATCATGATAACTGCGGCGGAATCACCGCCGCGGTACAAGATGTCTGGAAATGTCCGACCGTCCCTTATCTCCAGAGCGTCTCCGACACGAACGGAACGGATACTTTCTGCCAGAGCGCGCCGCGAGCCGAGTGGCATTTCGAAGCTCCGGGGCAACAGCTCCGGATGTGTTTCCTCCGCGCCGGCTGGATCGTGGGATTGGACGCTTTGGATACCCTGCGCGTCATCCGCAGGAACTCGTCGCACCGCGCTCATCAGGTTCTGATTCAGTCCAACCAACCCCGCTGGGTCCCAGCCAAAGAATTCCGCCAGGTCATCAACCGGCACTTTCATGGGGAAGTGTTGAAAAGCACCTTTTTTACGATCTCCAAAACCAAGGATGGCTACGAGTTTAACGGGCGGGGCTGGGGCCATGGGGTGGGACTCTGCCAGTGGGGGGCCATTGAAATGGCACGCGAAGGTTACACCTATCAAGAAATATTAGACCATTACTATCCCGGCACGACCCTCGAACGGCTGCCCGAACCGGCGATGCTCGCCGCCACCAGTCAGAACCATTCCATTTTCAATTAG
- the plsX gene encoding phosphate acyltransferase PlsX — protein MAGKARIAIDAMGGDFGALPNVEGAIQAVQRFNCEITLVGNSALLTHEIERLGATRLPLRVEHSETVVEMHESPAQACRQKPRSSIMVAAQCVAENRADAVVSAGNSGATMAAALWHMRRLPGVSRPAITTLLPTLKGVVSLTDAGANVDCKPKHLLQFAIMGSQYIKHVFNRPNPKVGLLSIGEEETKGNELTLAAAELFKRYVPNFIGNVEGGDIPKGEVDVVICDGFVGNIVLKFAEGLSEALVSLIKEQVHAHPITKLAGLFLRPSFREVKKKTDYAEYGGAPLLGVNGVCIICHGKSNSKAIYNAVRQAVESIQTQTNQKIREELHRLQIASESPEPPRKMPLIA, from the coding sequence TTGGCGGGAAAAGCTCGCATCGCCATTGACGCCATGGGGGGAGATTTCGGAGCGCTTCCCAACGTGGAAGGCGCGATCCAGGCCGTTCAGCGGTTCAACTGCGAGATCACGCTCGTCGGGAACTCGGCGCTGTTGACGCACGAAATCGAGCGGTTGGGGGCCACGCGCCTGCCGTTGCGCGTCGAACACAGCGAGACGGTTGTTGAAATGCACGAGAGTCCCGCCCAGGCCTGCCGCCAGAAACCCCGCTCTTCCATTATGGTGGCCGCTCAATGCGTGGCTGAAAACCGGGCGGATGCCGTCGTGTCCGCCGGCAACTCCGGCGCCACCATGGCCGCGGCGCTCTGGCACATGCGGCGGCTCCCGGGCGTTTCCCGGCCGGCCATTACCACCCTTCTTCCGACGCTCAAAGGAGTTGTATCGCTCACCGACGCCGGCGCCAACGTCGATTGTAAACCCAAACACCTTCTGCAGTTTGCCATTATGGGAAGCCAATATATTAAGCATGTATTTAACCGTCCAAACCCGAAGGTCGGTTTGCTTTCCATCGGGGAAGAAGAGACCAAAGGAAATGAGCTGACCCTGGCGGCCGCCGAACTTTTCAAGCGGTATGTCCCGAATTTTATCGGCAATGTGGAAGGCGGGGACATCCCGAAAGGAGAGGTGGATGTCGTGATCTGCGACGGGTTTGTCGGGAATATCGTTTTAAAATTTGCGGAAGGCCTTTCGGAGGCGTTGGTTTCCCTTATCAAGGAGCAAGTTCACGCCCATCCGATTACGAAACTGGCAGGGTTATTTTTGCGCCCCTCTTTCCGGGAAGTTAAAAAGAAGACCGACTACGCGGAATACGGCGGGGCGCCGTTGTTGGGGGTCAATGGGGTCTGCATCATCTGCCACGGAAAATCCAACTCCAAGGCGATTTACAACGCGGTCCGGCAAGCGGTGGAGTCGATTCAGACTCAGACCAACCAGAAGATCCGGGAAGAACTTCACAGGCTGCAGATCGCCAGCGAATCCCCTGAGCCTCCCCGGAAAATGCCTCTGATCGCCTAA
- the ndk gene encoding nucleoside-diphosphate kinase has translation MERTLVLVKPDGVCKNLIGTVTPRFEQVGLKLVGLKMLRLERPQAADFYKEHQGQLFYEPLLSFMTSAPILAMVWEGEDAIKTARSLMGSTDSREAQPGTLRRQYGTDNRRNLTHGSDSPASAEREIAFFFKPDELFSYGASDWDLEGTRAPGA, from the coding sequence ATGGAGCGAACCCTTGTACTGGTCAAACCCGACGGCGTTTGCAAGAATTTGATCGGAACGGTCACGCCTCGTTTTGAACAGGTGGGGTTGAAACTGGTTGGTTTGAAGATGTTACGCTTAGAGAGGCCCCAGGCGGCTGATTTTTACAAGGAGCATCAAGGACAGCTTTTTTACGAGCCGCTGTTGTCTTTTATGACGTCGGCGCCGATTCTGGCGATGGTCTGGGAGGGTGAGGACGCCATCAAAACAGCGCGTTCGTTGATGGGATCGACCGATTCCCGAGAGGCTCAGCCCGGGACGCTTCGGCGGCAGTACGGGACCGACAACCGCCGGAACCTGACGCACGGATCGGATTCGCCCGCGTCAGCGGAACGCGAGATCGCTTTCTTTTTCAAGCCGGACGAGTTGTTTTCCTATGGTGCAAGCGACTGGGATTTGGAAGGGACGCGGGCCCCTGGCGCCTGA
- a CDS encoding lysophospholipid acyltransferase family protein, translated as MLTLYRVLKFIFRYLIPDSLRYVFARTIAWGICFFNAPRRGVIISNLTPLVGEVRAKAMAPKLMGNFLMTAVDFFCAHRDLAASIPFENWSAVDKAYRKTKRVILVTAHLGHWEVGISCLVEKGFSMAGVYAPYREDAIVQWILRHRQSEAEWIPASRGAALACINALERGRVLGMVADIPFGEKGRRVKIAGAYAHLPLGPWAIAVWAKATVIPVFIIRESPGRYRGVMLDPITPPEGSFRHQMEAMQDVYRAHLESYLQRYPEQWGVLQRFWDPKQAAQ; from the coding sequence ATGCTCACGTTATATAGAGTCCTTAAATTTATATTTCGATACCTGATTCCCGATTCCCTGCGGTACGTCTTCGCTCGGACGATTGCCTGGGGGATTTGTTTTTTTAACGCGCCCAGGCGCGGGGTGATTATTTCCAACCTGACGCCGCTGGTCGGGGAGGTTCGGGCGAAGGCGATGGCGCCGAAGCTGATGGGCAACTTCCTGATGACCGCCGTTGATTTTTTCTGCGCGCACCGCGATTTGGCGGCCTCCATCCCGTTTGAGAACTGGTCAGCGGTGGATAAGGCTTACCGAAAAACCAAACGGGTGATCCTGGTGACCGCGCATCTGGGGCATTGGGAAGTAGGGATCAGCTGTCTGGTGGAGAAAGGGTTTTCCATGGCCGGGGTTTACGCGCCGTACCGGGAGGACGCCATTGTGCAGTGGATTCTGCGTCATCGGCAATCGGAAGCGGAATGGATCCCCGCCTCACGCGGCGCGGCCCTGGCCTGCATCAACGCTCTGGAGCGCGGTCGTGTGCTCGGCATGGTGGCGGATATTCCGTTTGGCGAGAAGGGACGCCGCGTTAAAATTGCCGGGGCCTACGCCCACCTCCCCCTAGGTCCCTGGGCGATTGCGGTATGGGCGAAAGCAACGGTTATCCCGGTCTTTATTATCCGCGAGTCTCCCGGCCGGTATCGCGGCGTCATGCTGGATCCCATCACGCCTCCGGAAGGTTCTTTCCGTCATCAGATGGAGGCGATGCAGGACGTTTACCGGGCCCACCTCGAATCCTATCTGCAGCGCTATCCCGAACAGTGGGGCGTGCTGCAGCGCTTCTGGGATCCCAAACAAGCCGCCCAATGA
- a CDS encoding phospholipase D-like domain-containing protein, whose amino-acid sequence MHRRYFFVGLLFALAFPCTLTPSSGAEETGSLRQQIIEHIRQSRQSVDIVVYQVGSTEVSDALIEAHQRGIRVRVIVDDWRSSASSPSQQAMEDDDIPIRWIRGRSTEMMHDKFVIFDRAIALTPSYNRSKRSLQGAGNNAFSDDPGLVKELQAEFENLWKRSQTQKE is encoded by the coding sequence ATGCACCGCCGATACTTTTTCGTTGGACTTCTGTTCGCTCTGGCGTTTCCCTGCACGCTCACGCCTTCTTCCGGAGCGGAAGAAACAGGGAGCTTGCGGCAGCAGATCATTGAACACATTCGTCAATCCCGGCAATCCGTCGATATCGTGGTTTATCAGGTGGGTTCGACGGAAGTCTCCGATGCCTTGATCGAAGCCCATCAGCGGGGAATCCGTGTCCGGGTCATTGTCGACGATTGGCGATCCAGCGCGTCGTCCCCGTCGCAACAGGCGATGGAAGATGACGACATTCCCATCCGCTGGATCCGCGGTCGGTCAACGGAAATGATGCACGACAAGTTTGTTATTTTTGATCGGGCCATTGCGCTGACGCCAAGTTATAACAGGTCCAAACGGTCTTTGCAGGGTGCCGGCAACAATGCTTTCAGCGATGATCCTGGGTTAGTTAAGGAGTTGCAGGCGGAGTTTGAAAATCTCTGGAAGCGTTCCCAGACCCAGAAGGAATGA